The Candidatus Dependentiae bacterium genome includes a window with the following:
- the ssb gene encoding single-stranded DNA-binding protein, translating into MAGYNRIIIMGNLTRDPEFKQLASGQAVCQLGLASNRQYRNKQSGQMVQEVCFIDADVFGAQAESCRQFLAKGRAVLVEGRLKFDTWESPEGQKRNKYSIVADRVVFLGNGGGADAETGERSMRPASRGNDSVQAAATAEIDVDYDEMPAAAKKKPAAKSGELEFKDEPPFQDDLPF; encoded by the coding sequence GTGGCTGGATATAATCGTATTATTATTATGGGTAATTTGACTCGTGATCCTGAATTTAAACAATTAGCATCCGGGCAAGCGGTGTGCCAATTAGGCTTAGCTTCAAATCGCCAGTATCGCAACAAACAATCTGGGCAGATGGTGCAAGAAGTGTGCTTCATTGATGCTGATGTTTTTGGTGCGCAAGCAGAAAGCTGCCGTCAATTCTTGGCAAAAGGCCGCGCAGTGCTTGTTGAAGGACGTTTAAAGTTTGATACGTGGGAATCTCCAGAAGGCCAGAAGCGCAATAAATATTCGATCGTTGCAGATCGCGTTGTATTCCTGGGCAACGGCGGCGGCGCTGATGCTGAAACTGGTGAGCGATCAATGCGCCCAGCATCACGCGGCAACGATAGCGTGCAAGCGGCAGCGACAGCTGAAATCGATGTTGATTATGACGAAATGCCAGCTGCAGCAAAAAAGAAGCCGGCAGCAAAGAGTGGCGAACTAGAGTTCAAAGATGAACCGCCATTCCAAGAC
- a CDS encoding CDP-alcohol phosphatidyltransferase family protein — MKLMGDKQLNLYAWCTLPTMITLFRIALIPFIMYALHDHLYLRAFIFFICAALSDVLDGMLARYLKQQTIIGALLDPLADKLLIGALVIFFTFSTQQLPVWFFMLYFIKECTLIGGASYLFFTKGATIKADVWGKLAMGMQTILMVVLMSALVKNSFFQGTYLLVLITAFFSLVALFSYAVQAMKLRRSACVD, encoded by the coding sequence ATGAAATTAATGGGTGATAAACAGCTCAATTTGTACGCATGGTGTACATTGCCAACAATGATTACGCTTTTTCGCATTGCACTCATTCCGTTTATTATGTATGCATTGCATGATCACTTGTATCTGCGTGCGTTTATTTTTTTTATATGCGCCGCGCTCAGTGATGTGCTTGATGGGATGCTTGCCCGATACCTCAAACAACAAACAATAATTGGAGCGTTGCTTGATCCACTTGCAGATAAACTTTTGATCGGAGCGCTCGTTATTTTTTTTACTTTTTCTACGCAGCAACTCCCGGTTTGGTTTTTTATGCTATATTTTATAAAAGAATGTACGCTTATCGGCGGCGCATCTTACTTGTTTTTCACAAAGGGTGCGACGATTAAAGCGGATGTGTGGGGAAAACTTGCTATGGGAATGCAAACGATTCTTATGGTGGTTCTCATGAGTGCATTAGTAAAAAATAGTTTCTTTCAGGGCACTTATCTGCTTGTGCTCATTACTGCATTTTTTTCTCTGGTAGCTCTTTTTTCCTACGCAGTTCAAGCCATGAAGTTAAGGAGATCAGCATGCGTCGATTAA
- the mnmA gene encoding tRNA 2-thiouridine(34) synthase MnmA, with protein MNIAVLVSGGVDSSVALKLLRDQGHAVTAFYLKIWLEDELSFLGNCPWEEDLSYVQAVCAQLNVPLEVISLQKEYWDQVVSYTISQVKMGNTPNPDILCNQRIKFGAFFSKIDNSFDKVATGHYAQVHEENGVFILSRAPDPIKDQSYFLSHLSQEQLSRALFPIGHLQKNEVRALAEKFDLPNKTRKDSQGICFLGTLDFAAFLRHHLGEKDGALVELETGKPVGVHKGFWFYTIGQRQGLGLAGGPWYVADKDPEKNIVFISKNYHSAEKERNSFYVGDCHWISGRDPEQKEFLVKMRHGAQLYKARVDYNREKKGAFVQLEGRDQGIAPGQFAVFYDEAVCIGSGTISRMPQGIAI; from the coding sequence ATGAATATTGCGGTTCTAGTATCTGGCGGGGTTGATAGCTCGGTTGCGCTCAAATTGTTGCGTGATCAGGGGCATGCGGTGACCGCTTTTTATTTAAAAATCTGGCTTGAGGATGAGCTTTCTTTCTTGGGAAACTGCCCATGGGAAGAAGATTTATCGTACGTTCAGGCAGTTTGTGCGCAGCTTAACGTGCCGCTTGAAGTTATTTCTTTGCAAAAAGAGTACTGGGATCAAGTGGTTTCTTATACGATCTCCCAGGTGAAAATGGGAAATACCCCAAATCCCGATATTTTATGCAATCAACGAATAAAGTTTGGTGCTTTTTTTTCAAAAATTGATAATTCATTTGATAAGGTGGCCACAGGGCATTATGCTCAAGTACACGAAGAAAATGGGGTATTCATTCTGAGCCGTGCACCTGATCCTATTAAAGATCAAAGCTACTTTCTCTCGCATTTAAGCCAAGAACAATTAAGCCGTGCACTTTTTCCTATCGGGCACTTGCAAAAAAATGAAGTGCGTGCGCTCGCTGAAAAATTCGATTTGCCCAACAAAACGCGCAAAGATAGCCAAGGGATTTGCTTTTTAGGAACGCTGGATTTTGCCGCATTTCTGCGCCATCATCTGGGTGAAAAAGATGGAGCATTGGTTGAGCTTGAAACCGGAAAACCGGTGGGCGTTCATAAAGGATTTTGGTTTTATACTATTGGGCAGCGGCAGGGATTGGGGCTCGCTGGCGGTCCTTGGTATGTTGCCGATAAAGATCCTGAAAAAAATATCGTCTTTATTTCTAAAAATTATCACAGCGCTGAAAAAGAACGAAATTCATTTTATGTTGGCGATTGCCATTGGATTTCTGGAAGAGATCCTGAACAGAAAGAATTTTTAGTAAAAATGCGGCACGGCGCTCAACTTTATAAAGCACGCGTCGACTATAATCGCGAAAAGAAGGGCGCATTCGTGCAGCTTGAAGGGCGCGATCAGGGAATTGCTCCAGGCCAATTTGCCGTATTTTATGATGAAGCTGTATGCATTGGAAGTGGCACCATTTCCCGAATGCCTCAAGGAATTGCGATATGA